From the genome of Candidatus Omnitrophota bacterium:
CATCAATGGTCACAATCTTTTCCCCGGCACGCGCGCGGCGCACGACAATCTGCGATCCCTTGAGTTTGGACAAATCAAAGCAGTGAAGGGGCTGCCCGTATTCCATAAGCACATAGTTACTGATATCCACCACGTTGTTGATCGACCGAATGCCTACCGCTTCCAGACGGCGCGACATCCAGGCCGGAGAGGCTTTGATCTCGATATGGGACATCACGCGCGCGGAATATCGCGAACACCCGTGCAAATCCTCCAGTCGCACATTGATCTTCTTCTTGGACTGAGCCCCTCTTATTCCCCCTTTGGGACGCGACAAGATATTCTTTGGCAACTTGAGGGGCTTTCCGCTAAAAGCCGCAACCTCGCGCGCAATACCGATCAGTCCCAGGCAATCCGGACGATTGGGTGTCACCTCGATGTCCAGAACCGTGTCCTTGCCCTTTTTCTCCTGGCGCACGACTTCCAATCCCACCATCGTCAGCCGTTCCACAAGCCGCGGCAAGGACATGTCCAAGGTCGCGTAATCACGCAACCATTCAATGCTGACTTTCATTTAGAATTGCTCCAAAAAACGCAGATCGTTTTCACTGAACAGACGGATATCGTCAATGCCATATTTAATCATAGCCAAACGCTCGACTCCCATGCCAAAGGCAAAGCCTTGCCACTCGTCTGTATCATACTGAACCGCCCGCAACACATTGGGGTGAATCATGCCCGCTCCGAGAATCTCCAGCCAGCCGTTTTTCCAATAAAAATCCATTTCCACGCTCGGTTCGGTAAAGGGGAAAAAGTGGGGCCGGAAGCGTGTCCGTGTTTTAGGTCCGAAAAGTTCTTGTGCAAAAGCGCTAAGCGTCCCCTTAAGATCAGCAAAACTTACTTGGCGATCCACCATAAAACCTTCGACTTGATGAAAAGAAAAGGAGTGGCTCGCGTCCACGGCATCCGGCCGGTAAACACGCCCCGGGGAAAGCACGCGCAGCGGCGGCTCATGCTTTTCCATCACGCGGATCTGCGCGGAAGATGTGTGGCTGCGCAAAAGGCGCTGCCCGCTGGAAAGATAAAAAGTATCGAAACCGTCTCTGGAAGGGTGGTCGGCAGGGATATTGAGCGCTTCGAAATTGTAGTACTCAGTCTCCACTTCGGGGCCGTCTGCCGCCCAAAACCCCATTCGCTCAAAAATCCCGTTGATCTCCTGCATCATCTTACGTATCGGGTGCTCATGCCCCATGGGCACAGAAGTCCCAGGGGCTGTGAGATCAATCCAGCGATCAGACTTCCTGTGCTGCTGCGGCTGGAATGTAAGCCTGCTCAAGGACTCTGAGAGCCATTCCTTGACCATATTGGCCTCTTTGCCCACGACCGGACGTTCCTCTGCAGACAAAGCTCCCATACCCCGGAGCACTTCCTGGAGAGCGCCCTTTTTGCCCAAATATTCAACGCGAATTGCCTCGGCAGCCTCTGCGCTGTCCACATTCACCAAGCGCGCCTGGAGATCGCTTCGAATTTGCTGGAGTCTACCGAGAAGCCCGTTCGCCATTAACCTTTCTCCGTACTGTACTGTTGCCTGAGCCTTTCAATACTCTCTTGGGCGCCGAGAACCACCAGCACACTTCCTTTTTCGACAATCGCCTTGGCTGACGGAGAAACCTCGAGTTCGCTGTCTTCGTCATTTTCTCCGGGCTTCTTGATAGCGATTACATTGAGCCCAAACTTGGCCCGCACATCCAGCTCCTTTAAGGATTTTCCCAGGAATTCCGGCGGCGGATGCAGCTCGTAGATAGCATGATCCTTGGAAAGGTTGATGTACTCAACAACTTCCGGGGAGATCAAGGATGTGGCGACACGAATCCCCATTTCCTTTTCGGGAGAGACAATCCGGCTGGCTCCGACCTTCTTGAGCACACGCCCGTGCACACCCGTTACGGCCTTGGCAATGATCTCCGGAATGCCTAATTCCTTCAGCACAATGGTGGTCATGATACTGGACTCCAGGTCCTCTCCCACACTGACAACCGCAACTTCGACTTCATCCACGCCCACTGCACGGAGAGCCTTCATGTCCGTGGCGTCCGCACACACTGCATTGGCTAAATACTCCGAGGCCTGCTGGATCTTTTCCTCATCCTGATCCACACCGATCACCTGGGCCCCGTGATGAGCCAATGTCTTGGCCACACTTGCTCCAAAGCGCCCCAACCCGATCACCGCGAATTGTCTCATTCTCTTTGCTCCTGGCTACCCTTGCCTACCCAATCATAATACTTTCAACCGGATACTTGTAGTTCGCACTGCGCTCGTCGTTGGCCATGGCCAACACCACCGTTAAGGTCCCGATTCGACCCACAAACATCGTCAGGGTGAGCAGTAATCTGCCTATCGAACTTAAATTGGTTGTTTCAGACGGCCACAGGCCTACCGTACCAAATGCGGAAGTGGTTTTAAACAACGCCTTCAGGAAATACCCTGCCTGGTTGGCGCTATGCTGCTCCGAAGCGCACAGGCACAAGGTGACAACCAAAATCCATGTCAGGCTCAACACAAAGACCAAGGCGGCCTTTTGGAACACAGCCTGCGGAATGGTCTTCTTGAACAAAAATATGCCAGGACGGTTTTTGATAGCTGCCATGACCCAAGCGTGCAGAATACCGAGCGTTGTGACTTTAATTCCTCCCGCGCAGCTCCCGGGACCGGCGCCCACAAACATCA
Proteins encoded in this window:
- a CDS encoding TrkA family potassium uptake protein encodes the protein MRQFAVIGLGRFGASVAKTLAHHGAQVIGVDQDEEKIQQASEYLANAVCADATDMKALRAVGVDEVEVAVVSVGEDLESSIMTTIVLKELGIPEIIAKAVTGVHGRVLKKVGASRIVSPEKEMGIRVATSLISPEVVEYINLSKDHAIYELHPPPEFLGKSLKELDVRAKFGLNVIAIKKPGENDEDSELEVSPSAKAIVEKGSVLVVLGAQESIERLRQQYSTEKG
- the pheS gene encoding phenylalanine--tRNA ligase subunit alpha — encoded protein: MANGLLGRLQQIRSDLQARLVNVDSAEAAEAIRVEYLGKKGALQEVLRGMGALSAEERPVVGKEANMVKEWLSESLSRLTFQPQQHRKSDRWIDLTAPGTSVPMGHEHPIRKMMQEINGIFERMGFWAADGPEVETEYYNFEALNIPADHPSRDGFDTFYLSSGQRLLRSHTSSAQIRVMEKHEPPLRVLSPGRVYRPDAVDASHSFSFHQVEGFMVDRQVSFADLKGTLSAFAQELFGPKTRTRFRPHFFPFTEPSVEMDFYWKNGWLEILGAGMIHPNVLRAVQYDTDEWQGFAFGMGVERLAMIKYGIDDIRLFSENDLRFLEQF